The following proteins come from a genomic window of Mammaliicoccus sp. Marseille-Q6498:
- a CDS encoding GNAT family protein, whose protein sequence is MSIRVTENILLRDAKLSDIDDYLEVPFDEELLTMYGSTLDYRTEKSTEKAELMIDEIKSNPLEWVIDYDGNFIGQVNLKVEEVDNKARFAIGIFNPIYWGKGIGTNVTKVILNYGFTTLNLNKIYLRVLDYNERAINSYEKSGFIEEGRDRKGALINNQYHTDIYMGILKDEFRQ, encoded by the coding sequence GTGTCAATTAGAGTCACAGAAAACATTTTATTAAGAGATGCGAAATTAAGTGATATTGATGATTACTTAGAGGTTCCTTTTGATGAAGAACTTTTAACAATGTATGGATCAACATTAGATTATCGTACTGAAAAATCTACAGAAAAAGCTGAACTAATGATTGATGAAATAAAAAGTAATCCTTTAGAGTGGGTTATTGATTATGACGGTAATTTTATTGGGCAAGTTAATCTAAAAGTTGAAGAAGTAGATAATAAAGCGAGATTTGCTATTGGCATATTTAACCCTATCTATTGGGGCAAAGGTATTGGTACTAATGTCACGAAAGTAATATTAAACTATGGTTTTACTACATTAAACTTAAATAAAATTTATTTAAGAGTATTAGATTATAATGAACGTGCTATTAATTCTTATGAAAAATCTGGTTTTATTGAAGAAGGTCGAGATAGAAAAGGTGCTTTAATAAATAATCAATATCACACAGATATATATATGGGGATATTGAAAGATGAATTTAGACAATAA